Part of the Halalkalibacter krulwichiae genome is shown below.
TATATGCGATCTCCAATACGGATCTTAATGCCTCCGATTAGATCTGAATCGACGATGTTTGTTACTTCAATTTTAGATTTTTTTACTTTTTTCGCAAAAATCTTTGCAATATGATCTTGCTCTTTTTCAGATAAAGGCTTAGCAGAATACACTTTCGCTTCAGCCAGATCTTGAGCTTCATAAGCTAAATCTTTGAATTTATTAATCATTGGTACAAGTTCATCTACGCGCTTTCTTTCCACTAAAAGCAAAACTGTATTCACAGTGATTTCACTAAGAGTTTTTGAAAAAGCCTCTTGGATAAAAACTTGTTTTTGTTGGTTAGTAACCTTTGGATGACTTAAAAGAGAAACAAATTCAGGAGTTGTTTCAAGAACTGTTTTCACAACTTGTAACTCTTCATTGACCTTTTTTAAGTCGTGTTTTTCTTTTGCAAGTTGAAATAATGCAACCGCATAACGATTCGCTACTGCTTGATTGCTCATAGCTTATCGCCTACTTCTTTAAGATAGTCTTGAACAAGAGCTTCTTGTGCTTTCTCGTCTAACTCTTTCTCAATTACTTTTGCTGCAATTAAGACAGATAGACTAGCAACTTGTTCACGTAAAGCTTGAACAGCTTGTTCTTTCTCACGTTGAATTTCAGCTAAAGCAGAGTCTTTAACGCGTTCTGCATTTTCTCTAGCTTGTTCTAAAATTTCTTGGCCTTGCTGTTCGCTTAGTTTCTTCGCTTGTTGAATAATCTCTTGCGCTTCCACTCTAGCTTTTTCAAGTTCTTTACGTTGTTGTACTATAAATTCCTCAGCCTCTTTGCGATTCTTCTCAGCTGAGTCAAGGTTTTCGTTTACGATTTGTTCACGTTTTTCCATTACACCCAATAAAGGCTTAAGTGCAAATTTATTTAGGAAAAAGAGTAGTGTTAAAAAGGCAACTAATTGATAAAGAATTGATCCCCAATTAATATCAAACACTGCGATTCACTCCTTTCTTGGATGTGAAAATATGATATTCAAACATTAGATTTTAATTTTGATACATAAGGAATGGCGAAGGTCGTTGAATCGAACTGTCGCCATTCAGAAATTGCAAGGCACGAAATGGCCTTACTAGTATTATTGGAACAATAATAAGAAAGAGATAACGATCGCGATGATCGGAACGGCCTCTGCAAGAGGAACCCCAATAAACATTAGAGTTTGAAGGGTACCTTTTAATTCAGGTTGACGAGTTACACCTTCAAGAGTTGCACGAACGATAATTGCTACTGCGAATGCTCCACCAATTGCTGCTAAACCTGCTGCAATTGCAGCTGCTAAAAATGCCATAATAAAATTTCCTCCTTAAAATTATCTTGTAGTTTTTTTTATATATTAATGTCCAAAGATAGGACGGTAGAAAACCCGAAAACTTAGTGATGCTCGACTTTATGTGCCATGTAAACCATTGCTAGCATGGCAAAGATATACGCTTGGAGCGATCCGATGAACATACCGAATGCTTGCCAAATGATGGTTGGCAGAAAGGCCCCAAAGGCTCCAATAAGTCCTGATGTTCCTAAACCAACTAATAGAATCATCAAAATCTCTTTAGCATACACGTTACCGAATAAACGCATTCCAAGTGTCAGTGTATTAGCAAATTCTTCAATAATCTTGAATGGCAATAGAAACGGTACTGGACGAACATAATCTTTCAAATATTCGCCAAATCCCTTAACCTTGATCCCATAATAATGAGTAAGAATGATAACAAGTGCTGCCATCGTAAGCGTTAAAGCTGGGTCTGAGGTTGGCGATTTCCACCATACTTCATGCGTATCCTTGTTATATATCTCAAATGGAATACCGAGCATGTTAGCAACAAATACATAAAGCAATATCGTAACAGATAGAGCAATAAATTGTCCCCCGACTTTCCAGCCCATGTTCGCTTTAATGATTCCTTTACAGAAATCAACGATCCACTCAAGGAAGTTTTGCAAACCTGAAGGGCGCATTGCTAATTGACGAGATCCGATAAAACAAATAAGAAATACAATTACGCATGTAACAGTCGTCATTAAAACTGTAGACATATTGAAGGTCAACCCAAAATACTCCCTAATGGGTGATATATGATCCATTTATTTTCACCTCTTTCTACCAGATTCAATAAGTATATCTGTCATTATAATGACATAAATCAGGGCGAACCCTGTAATGACCGCGAATAAGTGGAGTCGTTCTGGAAATGAGAGTGCTAACCATACACACAATATCGCCAACCCGATCCGGATTAAGACACCAAATGTGGAAATAAAGTAACTAAATAGCTTGTACTTTTTGATACCAGTGGCAACAGCTCCCACATATTGGGCTTTTCTGAAGACCGTTGACAGGCCTAGAAAGCTTAAAAGGAGCCCTATTGTAAGACCGAGGAAAATCGATTTATAAGTGCTAACCCAAAACCCAATCATAAAGAGCACTATGAGGATAGAGACTATTATGGTATATCGCTTCATTCTTGCTTCGAGTGACATCATTTTTTCTTACCGTCTCCTATAAAAGGTTCAATTGCTTTAAATACACCGTAGAACCCTGTACCAAGTCCCAACAACAAACATAAAATTAAGAAAAACGGCTTTGCACCAAATTGATCCCCAAGCCATAAGCCAATAAAAACTCCACCGACTGTCCCTCCAACAATATAGGAAGAAATGATAGAAACGAGCACCATAGCACGCCATGGATTACGCTTGCCATCTGTCATGAAAGCGTTCCCCCTCACAACGATTGTCGCCTGAGCTTTCCATTCGAAACTTTCAATCTTTTTTTGCCATATATGTAACCCTTATCATTATATCCTTAGTAATCGTACAATAGTGAAAACCCTGTGTCAATGCGATTTGTCATTAATTCCGCCCTTCATTTCACGTGTTCACATATCTGTCAAAAAAGCTCACAAAATTGGTCAGACCTCTCCTCTGAAACAGAAGAGGTCTGACCTTTTAATCATCATGAAGCCGTTCATCTAAAACTTGAGGCCCTACTATTATCGTGGATTCAAGCGTATCTTCCTTGCCATCTTTCCTTGCATAGATCAGAGCTTTATAGGTCCCATCTGGCACGTCCAACTTGTCCCAAACTTGCCCAACCATGCCTCGTCCGACGTTTTTCTTGACGTCTAAAAACTTGACAAACTGGAAAGTGTCTGCGTCATAAAGCGCAATTCCCATCTCTTCTGCGCCACCAGGTAAATACAATTCATAACGATATTGATCTGGCTGGTCTCCCGGCCCAAAATTAAACGCCATCGCTCTTGGATAGTCAGGTTCCTCTATAAAGAATACATACGGAACAAGAATTGGCTCCTTGCCACCTTCAATTATAATTTCGCCATGATGAGTGCCCTCCGCGAGCACTTGCGGAAATAAATCAAGATTTACTTTAACGTCTCTTTTTTCCCCTGGTTTAATGGTCGTTGAAAATGGCACTTCCCACTGCAAACCATCCGGTGCTTCAAAAGGTGGTTTTACATGATACGTTCTGGCAACATCGTCATGATTCTCAATTGTGAATGTTACCGTTCTTTTTTCTCTCGGATCATCCTTTGTATACTTTCCAAATGTTAATGCTCCAGGATAAGCAAGCGTTGTCGCTTCAACCGCTTTATCAACTTGCAGTCTTCCCGCTCCTTGCTCATATGGGTAATACGGCTCACCATCACTTTTCACTAGTTGCTTTGCCGTATTCATAAGCGCTGCTTTAATTTGGTCTGGTGTCCAATCTGGATGAGCTTGTTTCACAAGTGCTGCTGCACCAGCTACATGGGGCGCCGCCATACTTGTACCATTTAACGCAAGATAGCCTTTTGGCACCGTACTATCAATTGCCACTCCAGGAGCCACTAAATCAGGCTTCACTTCCCAAGTTTGCGTAACAGGACCTCTCGAACTAAATGGCGCAATAAAATCTTCTTCATGGCGATATATCGTTCGTACATGTTGGAAATCTTTATGTTCCTCTATTTGCTCCAGCAGCCACTCTCCATCTTCCTTTGAAATGCTGACAACCGGAAGTTCCACGCCTTGTTCTACCGCCCCAACAAAGGAACCCGGTAAATTATTGTAGATTAATACAGCTTTGGCCCTCCCTTTTGTGCAGCTTTTGCTTTCTCAGAAAAAGAAATCATCCCCCGTTTAATCAAGACTATTTTATTTTGAACGTCTAGATCTTTCCACTCTTCTTCCAATCCATAACCTGCATCGACAATCTCATAGTCCCTTTTTATCGTCCAAGGCAGCGTACCACCTATCGGATAGAGCGTTATCTCTTTATCTTGTCCCGGCACGGTAACATAAGGTGTTTTGAGCGGGGGAGCTGAGGCTCCAACTGAAATGGCTTTTGTTGATGTACCAGGTGAACCAACCGTCCACATATTCGGTCCACTATTCCCATTTGAAGTTACCGCAACGATTCCTTCTTCTACTGCTTTATCAAGCGCAACACTTGTCGGCCAATCAGGTCCATTTACCGTGTTGCCTAGTGAGAGATTAAGAACATCAACCTCATCATCAATTGCCTTTTCAATCGCTTCAATAACTTGCTCAGTCGTACCTTGCCCTCCAGGCCCTAGTGCACGATACGCATAAATATCTGCATCCGGGGCAATTCCTTTTACTTGTCCGTTTGCAGCAATAATTCCTGCAACATGGGTTCCATGTAACGTCGGCGGTCCTTGCGTAGCAACCGTCTCCATTGGATCGCGGTCATAATCAACTACATCATACCCACCTTTATAGTTCGCTTTTAAATCAGGATGGTGATAGTCAATGCCTGTATCAATTACCGCAACCTTTATTCCCTTTCCTGTTAGTTTGACCCCTTTGGATCCACCATTCCTCTTACATGATCTCCCCCTACAAACGGAACACTACTATCTAAATTCGCACTATATTCAACAATTTCATCGACTCGTTCGATTTCATTTAAGGCTTTCAGCAGTTCAACTTCACTTTCCATTAATTCAATAGAGAAGCCATTCAATGTCCTTTTAAACATTTTCCGAACCTCACTCTGCGGAAGTGCTTGAGAGACTGCTGCTACGGCCTCCTCGACTTCACCAGTTGCTGTCACAATCACAACGACTTTTTCATCTGACTGATCCAGCTCTTTCAAGGCCGGGATTTCAGGGAAAGTGGCAGCCAGACTCACATTCACATTGATGTTGCATACTACTAACATTGCTAATAAACACGCCATAACGCTTCTCATCCTTACCATCTCCCTGCCTGTTTGCATATGTTGATAGTATGTACAAAAAGTGGAGAAACATGTATGTGAGAGGGACAGCTGTGTTTGCTCAACAAAAAAAGAGACTGATCAACAGCCTCTTTTAAATAAGTAATTATTTTGTTCCAAATAAACGGTCTCCCGCATCTCCTAGACCAGGAACGATGTACCCATGGTCATTTAGCTTCTCGTCCATTGCCGCTAAATAAATGTCTACATCTGGGTGTGCTTCTTGTACAACTTGAACCCCTTCAGGAGCAGCAACTAAACACATAAGCTTCATTGTTTTGGCTCCACGCTTTTTCAAACTATTAATCGCTTCTACAGCAGATCCACCTGTCGCTAACATCGGATCAATCACAATGAATTCTCTTTCTTCTACATCTGTTGGAAGCTTTACGTAGTACTCTACTGGTTGAAGAGTTTCAGGGTCACGATATAAACCAACATGTCCGACTTTAGCTGCTGGAATCATGCGAAGAATCCCATCAACCATTCCAAGACCTGCACGTAAAATCGGAACTAGTCCTAGCTTTTTACCTGCAATTGTCTTTGCTTGCGCCGTAGCTACAGGTGTTTCAACCGTAACATCTTGTAACGGCAAATCACGTGTAATTTCGAAAGCCATTAAGCCAGCAACTTCATCTACAAGCTCGCGAAATTCTTTCGTTCCAGTTTCCTTATCTCGGATATACGTCAGTTTATGCTGAATTAGAGGGTGATCAAACACGAAAACTTTACTCATTAGCTTTTTAGCTCCTTTTAAACGATCTAATATCTCCTTCAAAATTCTACAAAAAAAGCCAAGCCTCTTCAAGCTATACTGAGAATAAGTGCCTTATTTCTTTAATTTATAATATTTTGATAACTCTTTATAGTAGTATGATTATACCTTTTCGCCATAGTTCGATAAGCACCGACAGCTTCGTTACCCTTTTCCATGTAAAGAGGCTGAACCTTTTTAAGGTTCAGCCTCACAATCTTATAGATGTGTGTACATTGGGAATTTCTTCGTTAGTTCAGCAACACGCGTGCGTGCCTCTTCTAATTTCTCTTCATTATCAACATTTTTCAATGTTAACGCAATAAGAGCCCCAATTTCATCCATTGCTTCACCATCAAGACCGCGCGACGTAACAGCTGCCGTTCCGATACGAATACCGCTCGTAACAAATGGACTTTCTGGATCAAATGGAATTGTATTTTTATTTGTTGTAATTCCTACTTCATCAAGCGCTTTTTCTGCTACTTTACCAGTAAGGTTAAGCGAACGTAGGTCCAGAAGAAGCAAGTGGTTATCTGTTCCACCTGATACTAAATTGATTCCTTCTGCTACTAATTTCTCACCTAGACGTTTTGCATTGTCAATGATTGCTTGACCATATGTTTTAAACTCAGGAGTCAATGCTTCTCCGAAAGATACAGCTTTTGCAGCAATAACGTGCATTAATGGACCACCTTGAACTCCAGGGAAAATTGATTTATCAATTTTCTTTGCGAATTCTTCATTACATAAAATCATTCCGCCACGAGGTCCACGAAGTGTTTTATGAGTAGTTGTCGTCACAAAGTGCGCATGTGGAACTGGGTTTGGATGTAAACCAGTTGCAACTAGACCAGCAATATGTGCCATATCAACCATTAAGTACGCGCCTACTTCGTCAGCAATTTCACGGAATTTCGCAAAGTCGATTTGACGAGGATATGCACTTGCACCAGCAACGATTAACTTCGGCTTATGCTCTTTCGCCAATTCACGAACGACATCATAGTCAATGTATTGTGTTTCTTTATCAACACCATACTCTACGAAATTATAAAGAACACCACTAAAGTTAACAGGACTTCCGTGTGTTAAATGTCCACCGTGCGAAAGGTTCATACCAAGAACTGTATCACCCGGCTCTAAGATCGTGAAGTATACAGCCATGTTTGCTTGTGCACCAGAGTGCGGCTGAACATTGACATGCTCTGCTCCGAAGATTTCTTTCGCACGATCACGAGCTAAATCCTCAACAATATCAACATACTCACAACCGCCATAATAACGGCGACCAGGATAACCTTCTGCATATTTATTTGTAAGTACAGATCCTTGCGCTTCCATTACTGCTGCACTAACAAAGTTTTCAGAAGCAATTAGCTCAATTTTATCACGTTGACGACCTAATTCTTGCTGCACCGCTTCAAATACTTTTGCATCTTGTTTTTGTAACGTTTCTTGATTCATCTCTATTCCCCTTCCAAACTATATCTTTCGGATTTTATACAACACAACATTCAATTCGCTTTTATCTTAACACAATTGCACTTTCATTTCCGTACAATTTTTCAAAAAAAATATTTTTTATTCATGTTCTTGCAATTTTTCATAAACAGCACGCATGCCGCCGATTAGCTTCGGACGGGTAAAAGCTAAAGTCACATGTGCCTCTCCAAGCTTTTTTACTTCACTGCGTAAAGGTACCGCGACCTTTTTCAAATGCATCCCAATTAAGGTGTTGCCAATATCTATCCCTACATCAGCTTGAATCGCTTCCACTAAGACAGGATTGTTCATTTTTCGATAAGCGTAGGCCGCCATCGCACCACCCGCTTTTCGAATAGGAACTGCCGCAACCACTTCCGCACGATCATTTCGTGCCGTTTCCTTTTCGACAACCAATGCACGATTTAAATGTTCGCAGCATTGAAATGCTAATTTCATACCTGTTTTCTCTTTCTTCTTCGCAAGCACTTGGTAGATCGCTTCAGCAATTTCATTCGAGCCATTTGTTCCAATGTGATGACCTGCTACCTCACTCGTGCTTGTCCCAATAACGAGTAACGTATCCTCTGTGAGTGGATAGGCTGCATCTAAATCATCGAGCAATTGATTAAGTTGCTCTTGAATCGTTTTAATTGGCAAATCCATCCCTTTGCCTCCTTTTACGCTTCGTAACTTGTAATCTTATTCACACGATTCGCGTGACGTCCACCTTCAAATTCTGTTTCTAGCCAAATTCGCGCTATTTCACGAGCTAGCCCAGCACCAATTACTCTTTCTCCCATCGCTAATACATTTGTATCATTATGTTCGCGCGTTGCTTTTGCACTAAATGTATCATGTGCCAATGCACAACGAATTCCTTTTACTTTATTAGCTGCAATTGACATTCCAATACCTGTTCCACAAATTAAAATGCCACGATCAAATTCCCCGCTAGCTACTTTTTCAGCTACTGGTACAGCATAGTCAGGGTAATCCACCGATGTACTACATTCACAACCAAAATCCTCATACGGAATTTGCAGCTCATCCATTAACTTTTTGATTTCTTCCCTAATATTGATTCCACCATGATCTGAAGCAATTGCTACTTTCACTGTAGACCCTCCTTAAATTTCGTTTATGTATTTGATTCGCACTTACTATTATAGTAAGAAAATTTTCTCGAGATAATGATTCGATGACTTGGACCCGTGGCGACGGCTTCGCTCACTGCGCGCCTTTTAGGAGAAGGGCACTCCTAAATGGCTTAAAAGATGCAGTGGCTTCGCTCGTCGCTTCGAGATAACAAGAAAAAAGGTAAAGTTCGACCTTTTTTCTTGTTATCTCTCAAATCTCCCTATCGTTTCTTTTAAGCTTTTTGCTTGGTTCGATAGGGATCGGGTTAGGTGTTGGATGTCTTTGAGTGTGTTGCCTTGTTGCTCGGTCATTGCTGAGATTTCAGTTGATCCTGCTGATGTTTGTTCGGCGATGGCTGCTACTTCTTGTGATTGGCTTGTTGTGTCTTTCATCAAGTTCATTTGGCGGTCGACCATTGATGAGATATCTGTGATATAGTCAGCAACTTCGTGAACGGATCTTTCCACTTCCCCAATCGCTTGTGTAGCTTGCGTACCTTGTTCTGATTGTTTCATAGCTGTCTTCACTTGACCATCAATTTGCAATGTGGCATTTTCGACTTCTATTTGAATGTTATGAATCAGGCCGGAGATGCCTTTTACTGCTGTTGAGCTTTCGTCAGCTAATTTCCGAACTTCATTGGCTACAACCGCAAAACCTTTGCCATGCTCTCCAGCTCGCGCTGCTTCAATTGAAGCATTCAAGGCTAGCAAATTCGTCTGCCGTGCAATATCTCCGACAAGCGAAGTGATCTCGCCAACTTCGCTTGCTTGTTTCTTTAAACGCTCAACAGCTAAGAGCGACTGTTCATTATCACTTGCAAGCTTTTTAATTCCTTCCACCAATGAATCAACAACCATGCGGCTTTCCTTTAGTGTTTGCACCATTCCTTGTGAAGAAACCTTTGATTCATTTGCTCGGTCTTGGACTTGCGTTGCAAGCTCTGTAACTTCTTCCATTGATTCTGCTGTCGTTTGAATAGCACTAGCTGTATTTTCTGCACCTAGAGCAATTTCATCCATTGTTGCTTCAATTTGGTTCGCTTTCGTTGCAGCAAGTTCCGAGGCTCCGCTTAGTTCTTCTACCTTTTGATTCGTCCGCTCGAAGTTATCATCAATGTCTTTGACCATTGCGCGCAAGCTTGAAAGCATTTCGTTGTAAGCCAACCCGAGTGCACGAATTTCATCATCCGACTTTGAAACGATTACCTCTTCTCTCAAATCACCATCAGCTGCTCTTCTTGCCGCTTGTTCTAACTCATGCAAAGGTTTAGATATGAAAGGAGCCGCTAGATAGCCTAATACCCCACTCCAGAAAACACCTTTTAGTAAAGTAAATGCAATGATTCCATTGCTTGTTAACCCAAACATTCCTTGTAGAAAGTCCGCTAAAAAAAAGATAAAAATAGCACTAAAACCAAATGTCACAACAGCTAGTCCACTAACACCAATGACTAACTTTTTCCGAATGCTGCTTTTATAGCTTGGCTGTCCCCCTGCCATCTCTACACCTCTTCTACGATTCTTCCTTAAGCTTCTTCGTCAGCCGCGTTAAGCTCTCTTCAATTTCTACTGCTGTTTGTCTGTATGCTTCGATTGGTCCGCCAATCGGATCAGCAATGTCAAAGTGGCCCACATCTGGATCAACGAATTCTTTTAACGTGAACAAATAGTCGCTTACATGAGGGTAAAATGTTTGTAGCATTTGTTTATGAGAATGTGTCATCGTTAAAATGAGATCTGCCCACTCAAGTAACTCTTCTGTTACATGCTGCGCACGATGTTCCTCTGCCGTATCAATTCCTTTTTCGGCTAAGACAGCTAGCGTCCCTTCTGAAGCAGGACTGTTTGGAAAAGCTTGTACCCCTGCAGACTTCACCTCAATCTCTTCGCCTGCACGCGAACGTAAAAGAGCTTCTGCCATTGGACTTCTGCACGTATTCCCCGTACATACAAACAGAATGTTCGTCATATCATTCACACGTCCTTCCTTTTAAAAAAACATACGAGCTGTTCAAATAAACAACGCCTATTCCTATTATTCATCTAACCAACACTTTCCTTATTTACCTTCTCTTTTTTACAAATTTATCTTATCATATTGACTTTCAAAACGGTACAAAGCAATACTTAGAAAATCAACTTCAAGCCAAAGCCAATGAGAATACATCCACCTAGTAATTCTCCGTACGACCCAATGTATTTCTGAAACCTAGCCCCAATTAGCAAGCCAACCCACGATAAGACCATGCTCATAAAGCCAATCATTAACACAGTCAGCGCGGTCTTTGCCCCTAAAATCCCAAAGCTAAGCCCTGCAGAAAAGCTATCAAGGCTAACTCCAACCGCAAATAAAATTAAGCCAAAACCAATCAGCTCTAATGAACTTTCCTCTTCTGATTGAAAAGAAGCCCACACCATTTGTAAGCCAATGATTAACAGAAGGCCACCTCCAATATAAGTAGCAATCATGCCAAAGTAATTCGATAAAAGCTTCCCTGTTAACATCCCAAAGAGCGGCATGACAATGTGAAATAACCCGATTGTTACACCTATATGAAAGATTTGTCTTAGTCTTAATCCTAGCATTCCCATCCCTAATGCGACGGAAAAAGCATCCATTCCTAATGCACTTGCCATTAAAAAAAGTGTCACTAACTCGCTCATCGCCTACCACTCCTAAGAACATGCTACTCCAATGTATGCACGTCCAAAAGAAAATAGACAGCCTAATTAACAAGGCGTCTCAAAGAGTCGAAAATAGACTTTTTGAAACGCCCGATGATCACTTTTATAAAATCTGGCCACCTGCGGCTTTTTCAAGCCGATTCATAATTGCAATCCCTAATTCTTCATTTGGAAATGTTTCTGAAAAAATAATTTCCGCTTCCTCTAAATCAAACTTACGTAAACTCTCATACAAATGATTCGCAACCGATCTAAGATCATCTCTTTTTCCACAGCTAACCACAACGTCAGCTTCATACTTATCTCTGTTCTCTTCTGTCGTTAAGACCCCTGTACGTTTGCCACTTGCCTTCGCCTCTGCAAGTAGACGAACAAGCTTCTTTTGATCTTGTACTAACACAAAAGAGCCATTCGGAGAATAGTGGGTGTACTTCATACCCGGAGACATCGGGATTTCCTCTTTCGATATTAAAGACGGATCGACTTTAATCGGTCCAACAATAGCTTCAATTTCAGTAATAGTCGCTCCCCCAGGACGATATAAGACAGGTACGTCCTTGGTACAATCGAGTACGGTTGATTCCAAACCTACCCCTGTTTGTCCTCCATCCAAAATCGCAGCAATTCGCCCTTGCAAATCATGATAAACATGCTCACCACTCGTTGGACTTGGTTTTCCTGAAAGATTCGCACTCGGTGCAGCAACAGGAACACCCGCATCCCTCAATAGCTCTAAAGCAACAGGATGATTTGGCATACGAACCGCGACTGTGTCAAGACCAGCTGTTACACTTTCTGCAACTGATTGTTTCTTTTTTAAGATAATCGTTAACGGACCTGGCCAGAAATGTTTAATCAACTGTTGGGCAACCTGTGGGACTTCTTCAACAAGCTCACTTAATTGAGAAGTATCTGCAATATGAACGATTAGCGGGTTATCACTCGGCCTTCCCTTCGCTTCAAAAATCTTTTTTACCGCAGCTTCCTCCAACGCATTGGCCCCGAGACCATAAACCGTTTCTGTCGGGAAGGCAACAACCTCTCCTTTTTTTATCCACAGGGCTGCATCCTTGATAAATTGTCTTTGTTTTTCATACTCCCAAAACTTATCCACAATCCAAAATTCAGTTTGTTTATAACTCACGATTCATCGCTCCTAACTCTTCCATTTTGCAAGTGATGTCAAACGATGTCAATAAAAGAGTAAAAAATCGACATATCCCCTACTATTTCAGTAGTTTACACCTTAACTCTCATAAAAACACTTCCTTTGTTCGACAATGTTCTTATCTATGACAACAAAAAAGTTGTCCACAACCGTGGACAACCTGTAGATAACTTTGGTTACTTATCCAGTTATCAACAACCTATTCCAATAATGAACAGGCCCAAACCTTCACATCCGCTTTAGCATTTCTTTGAAAATGTGGAGAACTTTTTATAGAATGCGGAACATCACTCTTGTCCATCTCACGGAAACCAAGTTGATGGAACAAAGCATTAGTCCCCTTTGCACATAAA
Proteins encoded:
- a CDS encoding low molecular weight protein arginine phosphatase, with the protein product MTNILFVCTGNTCRSPMAEALLRSRAGEEIEVKSAGVQAFPNSPASEGTLAVLAEKGIDTAEEHRAQHVTEELLEWADLILTMTHSHKQMLQTFYPHVSDYLFTLKEFVDPDVGHFDIADPIGGPIEAYRQTAVEIEESLTRLTKKLKEES
- a CDS encoding L-threonylcarbamoyladenylate synthase — its product is MSYKQTEFWIVDKFWEYEKQRQFIKDAALWIKKGEVVAFPTETVYGLGANALEEAAVKKIFEAKGRPSDNPLIVHIADTSQLSELVEEVPQVAQQLIKHFWPGPLTIILKKKQSVAESVTAGLDTVAVRMPNHPVALELLRDAGVPVAAPSANLSGKPSPTSGEHVYHDLQGRIAAILDGGQTGVGLESTVLDCTKDVPVLYRPGGATITEIEAIVGPIKVDPSLISKEEIPMSPGMKYTHYSPNGSFVLVQDQKKLVRLLAEAKASGKRTGVLTTEENRDKYEADVVVSCGKRDDLRSVANHLYESLRKFDLEEAEIIFSETFPNEELGIAIMNRLEKAAGGQIL
- a CDS encoding manganese efflux pump MntP → MSELVTLFLMASALGMDAFSVALGMGMLGLRLRQIFHIGVTIGLFHIVMPLFGMLTGKLLSNYFGMIATYIGGGLLLIIGLQMVWASFQSEEESSLELIGFGLILFAVGVSLDSFSAGLSFGILGAKTALTVLMIGFMSMVLSWVGLLIGARFQKYIGSYGELLGGCILIGFGLKLIF
- a CDS encoding methyl-accepting chemotaxis protein produces the protein MAGGQPSYKSSIRKKLVIGVSGLAVVTFGFSAIFIFFLADFLQGMFGLTSNGIIAFTLLKGVFWSGVLGYLAAPFISKPLHELEQAARRAADGDLREEVIVSKSDDEIRALGLAYNEMLSSLRAMVKDIDDNFERTNQKVEELSGASELAATKANQIEATMDEIALGAENTASAIQTTAESMEEVTELATQVQDRANESKVSSQGMVQTLKESRMVVDSLVEGIKKLASDNEQSLLAVERLKKQASEVGEITSLVGDIARQTNLLALNASIEAARAGEHGKGFAVVANEVRKLADESSTAVKGISGLIHNIQIEVENATLQIDGQVKTAMKQSEQGTQATQAIGEVERSVHEVADYITDISSMVDRQMNLMKDTTSQSQEVAAIAEQTSAGSTEISAMTEQQGNTLKDIQHLTRSLSNQAKSLKETIGRFER